The Gloeocapsa sp. DLM2.Bin57 genome includes a region encoding these proteins:
- a CDS encoding DUF3252 domain-containing protein encodes MILPGATVRVTNSEDIYYRFEGLVQRISDGKVAVLFEGGNWDKLVTFEMWELTLV; translated from the coding sequence ATGATTTTACCAGGTGCAACTGTGCGTGTAACCAATTCCGAGGACATCTATTACCGTTTTGAAGGATTAGTCCAAAGAATCAGTGACGGGAAAGTAGCTGTCTTGTTTGAAGGAGGAAACTGGGATAAATTAGTAACCTTTGAAATGTGGGAACTAACCCTAGTTTAG